A single Phytohabitans houttuyneae DNA region contains:
- a CDS encoding transposase, with protein sequence MAGGKTVAGRLNAWICFADEAGQTLRPAKATTWSPRGHTPVVKVTAKGGVRVSVAGLVCYRPGHRSRLIYRTLTYRGRKGDPKGFRERELVDLLDAAHRQLGAPIVLIWDQLPAHKSVLMRQLLAARPWLRVYKLPGYAPELNPAEKVWSVMKHGLANLAATTATALATAVKNRLKRMQYRDGLIDSYLAATGLRPP encoded by the coding sequence GTGGCCGGCGGTAAAACAGTCGCGGGCAGGCTGAACGCCTGGATCTGTTTCGCCGACGAAGCCGGCCAAACTCTTCGCCCCGCCAAGGCGACCACCTGGTCGCCCCGCGGCCACACCCCAGTCGTGAAGGTCACCGCCAAAGGCGGTGTCCGGGTCTCGGTGGCCGGGCTGGTCTGCTACCGGCCCGGCCACCGCAGCCGGCTGATCTACCGCACGCTGACCTACCGCGGCCGTAAGGGTGATCCGAAAGGCTTCCGCGAACGGGAGTTGGTGGACCTGCTCGACGCCGCCCACCGGCAACTCGGCGCGCCGATCGTGTTGATCTGGGACCAGCTCCCCGCACACAAATCCGTCCTCATGCGCCAGTTGCTCGCCGCACGTCCATGGCTGCGGGTCTACAAGCTGCCCGGCTACGCACCCGAACTCAACCCGGCCGAGAAAGTCTGGTCGGTAATGAAACACGGACTGGCCAACCTCGCCGCCACCACCGCAACCGCCCTGGCCACCGCAGTGAAAAACCGCCTCAAACGCATGCAATACCGCGACGGCCTCATCGACAGCTACCTCGCCGCCACCGGCCTACGCCCACCCTGA
- a CDS encoding ISAs1 family transposase: MDDRAGMAVQKIIEVPTASSRGQMPPVGLLAALEHVPDPRARRGIRHRLGTVIAMAVCAVMAGYRSYTAIGEWVADLPAESAARLGMDPRRRPSEAMIRRLLQALDADRLTTVIAGWLVQHRPQPAAGTLPALAVDGKTIRGSGDGDNTAKHVLAAADHTTGAVLASTDVDASTNEITRLRPLLDQIPDLAGVVVTADALHCQRDHVTYLTGRGAHWILTVKGNQPHLHAQLSALPWRAVPDADRTADRGHGRREIRTIKVLTLASGIDFPHAAQALRIRRRRHALDQPRRWTTETIYAITDLHVHQAKPAQLAATIRGHWSIENKVHWVRDVTYDEDRSQIRTGTGPQVMAVLRNAAISILRQAGLTNIAAANRHHARDSRRPLDLLRIS, encoded by the coding sequence GTGGATGACAGGGCGGGCATGGCCGTTCAGAAGATCATCGAGGTTCCTACGGCCTCCAGCCGTGGGCAGATGCCGCCGGTAGGCCTGCTGGCGGCGCTGGAGCACGTGCCTGATCCGCGGGCTCGTCGTGGCATCCGGCATCGGCTGGGCACGGTTATCGCCATGGCGGTGTGCGCGGTGATGGCCGGGTACCGTTCGTACACCGCGATCGGTGAGTGGGTCGCGGACCTGCCAGCTGAGTCGGCTGCCCGGTTGGGAATGGATCCGCGACGGCGGCCGTCTGAGGCGATGATCCGCCGACTGTTGCAGGCACTGGACGCGGACCGACTCACCACGGTGATCGCCGGCTGGCTCGTCCAACACCGCCCTCAACCCGCCGCGGGGACGCTGCCGGCGCTCGCGGTGGACGGCAAGACCATCCGTGGCTCCGGCGATGGCGACAACACGGCCAAGCATGTGCTAGCCGCTGCCGATCACACCACCGGCGCGGTACTGGCCAGCACGGACGTCGACGCGTCCACCAACGAGATCACCCGGCTCAGGCCGCTGCTGGACCAAATCCCCGACCTGGCCGGTGTAGTCGTCACCGCGGACGCCTTGCACTGCCAACGCGACCACGTCACCTACCTGACCGGGCGCGGCGCGCACTGGATCCTCACCGTGAAGGGCAACCAGCCGCATCTGCACGCCCAACTGTCGGCCCTACCCTGGCGGGCGGTCCCGGACGCCGACCGAACCGCCGACCGCGGTCACGGCCGCCGCGAGATCCGCACCATCAAAGTGCTCACCCTCGCCAGCGGGATTGACTTCCCGCACGCCGCGCAGGCCCTCCGGATCAGGCGCCGCCGTCACGCCCTGGACCAGCCCAGGCGGTGGACCACAGAGACCATCTACGCCATCACCGACCTACACGTGCACCAGGCCAAGCCCGCCCAACTGGCCGCCACCATCCGCGGCCATTGGTCGATCGAGAACAAAGTCCACTGGGTCCGCGACGTCACCTACGACGAAGACCGATCCCAGATCCGTACCGGCACCGGCCCCCAGGTGATGGCCGTCCTCCGCAACGCCGCTATCAGCATCCTCCGCCAGGCCGGCCTCACCAACATCGCCGCCGCCAACCGACACCACGCCCGCGACAGCCGCCGCCCGCTCGACCTCCTCAGGATCAGCTAA
- a CDS encoding helix-turn-helix domain-containing protein: MRYGDGGGLNQAARVRREQIRRQAADLFAEGMTPVEVAKRLEVSQKSAYVWRKLWRAGGADALASKGAPGPDPKLSEAQLAKLKARVELGPAAAGYGDDQRWTLARIRTLIGLMFKVRVSLTTTSGLRQSRDGLV, translated from the coding sequence ATGAGGTACGGCGACGGTGGCGGGCTCAACCAGGCCGCGCGAGTGCGGCGTGAACAGATCCGCCGGCAGGCGGCGGATCTGTTCGCTGAAGGGATGACGCCGGTCGAGGTGGCCAAACGTTTGGAGGTCTCGCAGAAGTCGGCGTACGTGTGGCGCAAGCTTTGGCGGGCCGGTGGTGCCGACGCGTTGGCGTCCAAGGGCGCGCCTGGCCCGGACCCGAAGCTGTCCGAGGCGCAGTTGGCAAAGCTCAAGGCGCGAGTCGAACTCGGGCCCGCGGCCGCTGGCTACGGCGATGACCAACGGTGGACGTTGGCCAGGATCCGGACGTTGATCGGCTTGATGTTCAAGGTCCGGGTCAGCCTCACCACGACGTCAGGGCTCCGGCAAAGTCGCGACGGTCTGGTTTAG
- a CDS encoding helix-turn-helix domain-containing protein, which produces MEIADCLARGESVKAIAARIGKSYQSVYREISRNRKPDGRYQPWFAHNQAQCLSQ; this is translated from the coding sequence ATCGAGATCGCAGATTGCCTGGCCCGTGGCGAGTCGGTAAAGGCCATCGCGGCGCGGATCGGCAAGAGCTACCAGAGCGTCTACCGGGAGATCTCACGCAATCGCAAGCCTGACGGCCGCTACCAGCCCTGGTTCGCGCACAACCAGGCCCAATGTTTGTCACAATAA
- a CDS encoding Hsp70 family protein, with product MSAAGGRLGVDFGTSNTVAALLGPDGRVRPLLFDGSPLLASAVFAEPGGGVLVGADALRAAFGHPAGLEPYPKRRIDDGTVWLGERELPVVDLVAAVLSRVAAEAARVAGPAAAPEAVLTHPATWGSTRRSLLADAAHRAGFARVRLVAEPVAAAAYFTGVLGEQIPPGRCVVVYDLGAGTFDCSVVRPYPDRFEVVATGGLPDVGGLDLDAEVVRHARAYTAGATAAWQRLDWPQTRADQQARHTLWQAARAVKEQMSRHATAEIYLPLVDRPVHLTREEFTASAGPHLQRTATFTQRLLAEAGVRPEQVAGVFLVGGSSRIPLAATLLHRTLRVAPTVLDQPELVVAEGALDIRHLTTPPAAAGPTHAAAQAPVTTRPAPAGPTPVRAQAPAAPAPASRPAVGTVGASDDGVPATPGPAAAPAPVEVPDTPTRSRPAVPRPDFVADQPPPAGGNAPGSDAAGAPAVRAAAPSRFAATRRRARRPLTTVVAACLVLAAAAVPAVSPGRGTPGAGQPTAPTGQPATTRGQPTAAVVVRPTPTGEPFATFTGHTQFVSAVAFSPDGATLASASADDTVRLWDVARRESVATFPVDWYVLGVAFSVDGATVASASYDGIVRLWDVAGRRHRGALRGHTKPANAVAFSPNGVTLASASDDRTVRLWDVARRRHVATLTGHNWYVIALAFSPDGKLLATASSDQTVRLWDVASRRHLATFGGHVDTARDVAFSPDGKLLATASDDKTVRLWDVGRRRHVATLKGHTGVVSEVVFSPDGRTLATSGIDGTVRLWDVARRRQVAALRHGPDAVYGLAFSSDGTTLATANGDSTVRLWHVPSR from the coding sequence ATGAGTGCCGCCGGTGGCCGGTTGGGCGTGGACTTCGGCACCTCCAACACGGTCGCGGCGCTGCTCGGCCCCGACGGGCGGGTCCGCCCGCTGCTGTTCGACGGGTCGCCGTTGCTGGCCTCGGCGGTGTTCGCCGAGCCCGGCGGCGGGGTGCTGGTGGGCGCGGACGCGCTCCGTGCCGCGTTCGGCCACCCGGCCGGGTTGGAGCCCTACCCGAAACGCCGCATCGATGACGGCACGGTGTGGCTGGGCGAGCGGGAGCTGCCGGTCGTGGACCTGGTGGCGGCGGTGCTGTCGCGGGTGGCAGCCGAGGCGGCGCGGGTGGCCGGCCCGGCCGCGGCGCCCGAGGCGGTGCTGACCCATCCGGCGACGTGGGGATCCACCCGGCGGAGCCTGCTCGCCGATGCCGCGCACCGCGCCGGGTTCGCCCGCGTGCGGCTGGTCGCCGAGCCCGTCGCCGCCGCGGCGTACTTCACCGGCGTGCTCGGCGAGCAGATCCCGCCGGGCCGCTGCGTCGTGGTCTACGACCTGGGCGCGGGTACCTTCGACTGCAGCGTGGTCCGCCCCTATCCTGACCGGTTCGAGGTGGTCGCCACCGGCGGGTTGCCCGATGTGGGCGGGTTGGACCTCGACGCCGAGGTGGTGCGCCACGCCCGCGCCTACACCGCCGGCGCGACCGCGGCCTGGCAGCGGCTGGATTGGCCGCAGACCCGGGCGGACCAGCAGGCCCGCCACACGTTGTGGCAGGCCGCTCGCGCGGTCAAGGAACAGATGTCGCGCCATGCCACCGCGGAGATCTACCTGCCGCTGGTCGACCGCCCGGTGCATCTGACCCGCGAGGAGTTCACCGCGTCCGCCGGTCCGCATCTGCAGCGCACCGCCACGTTTACGCAGCGCCTGCTGGCCGAGGCCGGTGTTCGCCCCGAGCAGGTCGCCGGGGTTTTCCTCGTCGGCGGCTCGTCGCGCATCCCGCTGGCCGCGACGCTGCTGCACCGCACCCTGCGCGTCGCCCCCACCGTGCTGGACCAACCGGAGCTTGTCGTCGCCGAGGGCGCCCTGGACATCCGGCACCTCACCACACCACCGGCCGCGGCGGGCCCGACGCACGCGGCGGCACAAGCGCCCGTCACCACGCGACCGGCCCCGGCCGGCCCGACGCCCGTCAGGGCACAGGCGCCCGCCGCGCCAGCGCCGGCCTCGCGGCCCGCCGTCGGCACCGTCGGAGCAAGCGACGACGGGGTACCGGCTACGCCCGGCCCTGCCGCCGCGCCGGCCCCCGTGGAGGTGCCGGACACGCCAACCAGGTCACGGCCGGCCGTACCCCGTCCGGACTTTGTGGCCGACCAGCCGCCACCTGCCGGGGGCAACGCGCCCGGCAGTGACGCGGCCGGCGCGCCGGCGGTCCGTGCGGCCGCGCCGAGCCGGTTCGCCGCGACGCGCCGCCGGGCCCGCCGGCCGCTGACCACCGTCGTCGCCGCGTGCCTCGTGCTTGCCGCCGCCGCCGTGCCGGCGGTCAGCCCCGGGCGGGGAACGCCCGGGGCCGGACAACCCACCGCGCCCACCGGACAGCCGGCCACGACGCGCGGGCAGCCCACCGCTGCGGTCGTCGTGCGACCCACCCCGACCGGCGAGCCCTTCGCTACCTTCACCGGGCACACCCAGTTCGTCAGTGCGGTGGCGTTCAGCCCGGATGGTGCCACGCTGGCCAGCGCCAGCGCGGACGACACTGTGCGGTTGTGGGACGTGGCCCGGCGCGAGTCCGTGGCCACCTTCCCAGTCGACTGGTACGTCCTGGGGGTGGCATTCAGCGTGGACGGCGCCACGGTGGCTTCGGCGAGCTACGACGGGATAGTGCGGCTGTGGGATGTCGCCGGTCGCCGGCATCGTGGCGCCCTCCGAGGCCACACCAAGCCCGCGAACGCGGTGGCGTTCAGCCCGAACGGCGTCACGCTGGCCAGTGCCAGCGACGACCGGACGGTGCGGTTGTGGGATGTGGCGCGGCGCCGGCACGTGGCTACGCTCACCGGCCACAACTGGTACGTCATCGCGCTGGCGTTCAGCCCGGACGGCAAGCTCCTGGCGACCGCCAGCTCCGACCAGACGGTGCGGCTGTGGGACGTCGCCAGCCGCCGGCACCTCGCCACTTTCGGCGGCCACGTCGATACCGCGCGGGATGTGGCGTTCAGCCCGGATGGCAAGCTCCTGGCCACTGCCAGTGACGACAAGACAGTGCGGTTGTGGGACGTCGGCCGCCGCCGGCATGTCGCCACGCTCAAGGGCCACACCGGCGTCGTGAGCGAGGTCGTGTTCAGCCCGGACGGGCGGACTCTGGCCACCTCCGGCATCGACGGGACGGTGCGGTTGTGGGATGTGGCCCGCCGCCGGCAGGTCGCCGCGCTCAGACACGGGCCGGACGCGGTGTACGGGTTGGCGTTCAGCTCCGACGGCACCACCTTGGCCACCGCCAACGGCGACTCGACGGTACGACTGTGGCACGTGCCTAGCCGGTAG
- a CDS encoding STAS domain-containing protein produces the protein MAFTGITRRAGDAVIGVDLAGELSGPDVVTLQTMIFEAIIEGSPDELIVDLGGVVFLGADGHRALVSGYVVAVEYGTTYRVVSARDQVLGTLRANQTSEMLADSRDLGALLLALLSRPAAGPA, from the coding sequence TTGGCCTTCACGGGCATTACGCGCCGTGCCGGTGACGCGGTCATCGGTGTGGATCTGGCCGGTGAGCTGAGCGGGCCCGACGTGGTGACGCTCCAGACCATGATCTTCGAGGCGATCATTGAAGGGTCGCCTGATGAGCTGATTGTTGATCTCGGCGGCGTTGTCTTCCTCGGCGCTGACGGGCATCGGGCGCTGGTGTCGGGCTATGTCGTCGCTGTCGAGTACGGCACTACGTATCGCGTCGTCAGCGCCCGCGATCAGGTTCTCGGCACGTTGCGGGCTAACCAAACCTCGGAGATGCTGGCCGATAGCCGTGACCTCGGTGCGCTCCTGTTAGCCCTGCTCAGCAGACCTGCGGCCGGTCCTGCCTAG
- a CDS encoding YkvA family protein: MKAKPAPRSIGDRDTLRAVQHTTDDHSGVRANDQHRAYSRPRIALLVALLIAKPRGSLLKEAMRLLPDVLRLLRRLAADRNMPRGVRIRLVLLMAYLTIPIDIIPDFIPVLGYADDAIIVTLVLRSTVRRAGLDVVRAHWPGSDDGFAALNRLTGLTLSTPEPDRSPPAPPRSGS; encoded by the coding sequence GTGAAGGCCAAACCTGCCCCCCGATCGATCGGCGACCGCGACACACTACGCGCGGTCCAGCACACCACTGATGATCACAGCGGGGTCCGGGCCAACGATCAGCACAGAGCATACTCCCGGCCCCGGATCGCGCTACTGGTCGCATTGCTGATCGCCAAACCGAGGGGGTCGCTGCTCAAAGAGGCGATGCGGCTGCTGCCCGACGTGCTGCGGCTACTTCGCCGCCTGGCTGCTGACCGCAACATGCCGCGCGGCGTTCGGATCCGGCTCGTCCTGCTGATGGCATACCTGACCATCCCGATCGACATCATCCCCGACTTCATCCCGGTCCTGGGCTACGCCGACGACGCCATCATCGTCACCCTCGTCCTGCGCAGCACCGTGCGTCGGGCAGGACTCGACGTCGTCCGCGCCCACTGGCCCGGCAGCGACGACGGCTTCGCCGCCCTGAACCGACTCACCGGCCTTACCCTGTCGACTCCCGAGCCCGACCGCAGCCCCCCGGCGCCGCCGCGGAGTGGCAGCTAA
- a CDS encoding phosphotransferase enzyme family protein produces the protein MADDGAVSKALADVYGLAGVGLQRVLSGVATVNFVADADHGRRVFVKAYQPGADLVKERAAIELSEFAAARGVPTARVLRSERGEVLHMGELAAISVWEFVAGQSGEDVGLSQSQMIAVGSVVGHLHRILSVHPAAPRRPETGTLCDLGKAARKLERVLRELSRGTALDSDFRAWATEVLLWRQALLPRLATMLEHLPALTSQVVHGDLAVPNVLFHDGQVAAVIDFRPPLPRAVAWEVSRLGCDPRTVLRGDDWVRGFAGLATAYREENPQLPDGDLVAAVRAWVCYSGASIYPFDDLVDRRALLPESLQRYAMDRHHALVAVLERLDEAEAVLRELVGLTRR, from the coding sequence GTGGCTGACGACGGCGCGGTCTCGAAGGCGCTCGCGGACGTGTATGGCCTGGCCGGGGTGGGGCTTCAGCGGGTGTTGAGCGGGGTCGCGACCGTCAACTTTGTCGCCGACGCCGATCATGGTCGGCGGGTCTTCGTGAAGGCGTATCAACCAGGGGCCGATCTGGTGAAGGAGCGGGCCGCGATCGAGTTGTCGGAGTTCGCTGCCGCACGTGGTGTTCCGACTGCCCGAGTGCTGCGATCCGAGCGTGGCGAGGTTCTTCACATGGGAGAACTGGCCGCCATCTCGGTGTGGGAGTTCGTGGCTGGCCAGAGCGGTGAAGACGTTGGGTTGAGCCAGTCGCAGATGATCGCCGTCGGGAGCGTGGTCGGGCATCTGCATCGCATTTTGTCGGTTCATCCCGCGGCGCCGAGGCGGCCGGAGACGGGAACGCTGTGTGATCTCGGTAAGGCGGCGAGGAAGCTAGAGCGGGTGCTTCGCGAGCTGTCCCGTGGCACGGCATTGGACTCCGACTTCCGGGCATGGGCAACGGAGGTGCTGCTGTGGCGCCAAGCCTTGCTGCCGCGGCTGGCGACGATGTTGGAGCACCTCCCGGCTCTGACGAGCCAGGTAGTCCATGGAGATCTCGCGGTGCCCAACGTCCTGTTCCACGATGGCCAGGTCGCGGCCGTGATCGACTTTCGGCCGCCCTTGCCACGTGCAGTTGCGTGGGAGGTCTCGCGACTGGGCTGCGATCCGCGCACGGTGCTTCGTGGTGATGATTGGGTGCGCGGCTTTGCCGGCCTGGCGACGGCCTATCGTGAGGAGAATCCACAGCTACCAGACGGTGACCTTGTTGCCGCTGTGCGGGCGTGGGTCTGCTACTCCGGTGCGTCGATCTATCCGTTCGATGACTTGGTTGATAGGCGGGCGTTGTTGCCCGAGTCGTTGCAGCGGTATGCCATGGACCGCCACCACGCGTTGGTCGCCGTCTTGGAACGCCTTGATGAGGCGGAGGCGGTGTTGCGTGAGTTGGTGGGGTTGACTCGTCGTTAG
- a CDS encoding phosphotransferase, with translation MTNPAPQPPDDDLDRIRDAFQLEGIQTVAYLAHGLMNRNWQITTTNGRYALKQLLDIPVATARRNLRVLTALHEGGVPVCPPLLTRDGDPVIEVDTRAYCLLPWLDGEHPNGPDLTTTQAQQLGTTIGRLHQQLNHLHPSIGLPAITGTPTARTVPPEQAIAEARRFQTAAHAAGGPFDTTVIDLLDQRIALIDKHAHARPTDNLPKGPYGWTHGDLQHLHWASYLSELPLSVQSVMARRRVCRPLGEHRG, from the coding sequence GTGACCAACCCCGCACCTCAACCGCCCGACGACGACCTCGACCGCATCCGCGACGCGTTCCAACTAGAGGGCATCCAAACAGTTGCGTACCTTGCGCACGGTCTGATGAACCGCAACTGGCAGATCACCACCACCAACGGCCGGTATGCGCTCAAACAGCTCCTAGACATCCCGGTAGCCACAGCCCGACGAAACCTGCGCGTCCTGACCGCCTTGCACGAAGGCGGCGTACCGGTCTGCCCACCGCTGCTCACCCGCGACGGCGACCCGGTCATCGAAGTCGATACCCGCGCCTACTGCCTACTGCCCTGGCTCGACGGCGAACACCCCAACGGACCCGACCTGACCACCACCCAGGCCCAACAACTCGGCACCACGATCGGAAGACTCCACCAACAGCTCAACCACCTCCACCCGTCAATCGGCTTACCAGCCATCACCGGCACGCCCACCGCCCGCACCGTGCCACCCGAGCAAGCCATCGCCGAAGCCCGCCGGTTCCAAACCGCCGCCCACGCCGCTGGCGGCCCGTTCGACACCACCGTCATCGACCTGCTCGACCAACGCATCGCACTCATCGACAAACACGCCCACGCCCGACCAACCGACAACCTGCCCAAGGGGCCGTACGGGTGGACGCACGGAGACCTGCAACACCTTCATTGGGCAAGCTACTTGTCGGAATTGCCGCTGTCGGTTCAGAGCGTGATGGCCCGGCGGCGTGTCTGCCGGCCGCTTGGAGAGCATCGTGGCTGA